AAGCATCGTAAACAACTAGCCCTTTTAACTACTATTGGCCAGAGAGTGATCACTCAGCTACATCCTGAAGTTGATAAAAAGTGGAGCTTTGGAGTTATTACCAAAGTTATTAATGATAGATCTTATATAGTTACAGTTGATGGGAAATATTATAGAAGAAACAGGGTCCACATTAAACCTTTCGCAGGGGATCAGTGTCCTGAAAGTAAAACAACTAATGTACCAGTTACTGAGCAACCACCTCCTGACCCTACTGTACATAGTGATGCTGCTGGATTTCATCTGTACACACCATGTCAGCCTTCGGAGCCCTATATCAATGAAAATGTTCACGAGCAGCTTTCGGAAGAGCCACCTCACAGAAGCAGAAGTGTTCGTACTAGAACTAAACCTAGTTACTTAAGTGATTACGTATGTTAAGcttatttttgtaaagaaaGGGAGATGTTCCCGAACATAGTTTATGAACGAGATTGTAATGTCAATGTCATGACAGTTGTCTATTATACTTGTCATGTTTTCCCTCGCTTTTGTACACCACTTTGTGCTAAAGAATTAAAACTATATTTCTTCTAATAAAATAgtgtttatttatatctttaaattagAAACAATTGCTTTACAAATTTATACTAATAATGTTAACATCCTACCTACCCTATACCATACTTATattcttacaatattttaagattacagTTATAACGTTATACACTTGTACATTTTGTACGTTTTTACATTGTAGATATGTGACAGTGAATGCAGAATTTTGAATGTTAATGCCAAATATGGAGGGGCTACCCATGACGCTTTTATTTGGGAGAATAGTCAAGCCAATAGGTATATCCAAGACTTGAACCAAAATAATGAACAAGTGTGGTTTTAGGTAatgatttatttacatttagattgctttctttacaaaaataaagttttaaaaatataattgtaaagttTAACTGTTAACTCTGtgtagatattttttatgttactaaatgaaaatatatctgtaataaatatatttgcaGGTGATTCTGGATATCCACAGAGGCCTTGGTTGATGACACCAATCACGGATGCCGCTGAAGGTACTCCAGAGGCAAAATATACTGCCATCCATGGGAAGGCCAGAGTTGCAATTGAAAATACTTTTGGCAGACTCAAAAATAGGTGGAGATGCCTTTGTAAAGACCGCACATTACATTACACCCCTGAGAGGTGTGCAACTATTATATTGGCATGTAGCGTTTTACAATTTACACAACCTCGCATTGGATTTTATGGTGCCCGATCCTGAAGAGGATTTCATAAATACTTCATCAGCACTTTCTTTACCAGAAGAATCTTTTCGCGAGCATGGTTCTAGAGATGACTTAATTCGTGGTAGAGCCATAAGGAACATGTTAGTACATAGGATTGATagactacataatataagtaattaatttcgCTTTTTATGTGAGCATTTAAAACTCCAAATAAAGGTAtcattagatatttttttattcatatttaagcacaataaatttaatttgaacATATAAATGCATCTTTTCTTTAGAAAAAGAAGTGATTAGTGTAGGTGATGTGTATTGATgaagctaaataaataaattattatttatttatttattcaccaaATAAAACATATATACAATTATAAAAGCTTAACTTAAACAGCATTTAAAACCAATGAGGTttgtgcatttgttcaatgctGCGATAGTCAAACAAGCACTACTCACTTCTCTCCAAATACATTCTTAATACTTTCAAAGCCTCTTTCATAAATTCCAACCACTGAGCTTGTAAATGAAGCTCTACATCACGCTGTCGAATCCTCTCTCGTTCTAATTCGTGCACAATTCGGTCACGCTCCCTTTCATACTCCCTTGCAGTCTCCTCACactccttaaatattttaaaaactgggtCTTCggactttttcttcttttttggtGGTTGCCACTGGGTTTCTTCTGGAGCTGCTGGTTGTTTAGGTGCTGGTGGTTGTGGAGGAAGAGGCGGCGGAGCGACTGTAGGTTGACTGCTCGTTCCTGGAGTATTCCATATATCTGTAAAAATTTTGATACAATGTTAATACTATTCTGTTAGGTTTAGTTCTCAGGATCTTATTTTTGACGAATGTACTTTGCAGGATACCTACTTGACTAGGTTTtgtataagatattttttttaatattttactattttataagtAGTAGTTATTTCAAACTAAAGAGTACCTgatgtgttatattattatagtaggtaAGTATCTAAAGTTAATGaaagataaatttaaaaaataccaacCTTCAGGAATTGGAGTACATTCATAGGGAACATCGTTGACAGTCAATTCATCTACATTTTCGGTGGCTGTAACTTGCAGATGAGTACTTGACAAGCTATCTTCTTCCCCACCAACAACCTATTTCAATCAGaacaataaataagtattagTGCTTACTCAAAATTTGTAAGTAAATACCATGCAATTGATGGATAATGATGGCTAAAAATAGAAAGCAAGAAAGGTACACAAACACCTTCCAGTCATCGACACAAGAATTTGAAGTGTcacaatattaacaaaaaactcAAGTGGTGacccttttttattaattaggttAAGCAATAGGTAGGCAAGTTGTAAACAAGGAACGCTTTTGGCctgttaataaattaaatactcagagaaatttcaataatagctacaaaaataaacataaaatatttctttatacTATACCTACACCAAGCAAACAAAAATCACACCTGTACAAATCCAGCTTCTTGTATAGGCATCCCGGTAGCTGCCTGCACCCCAATTATATTCAATACCCTGTTTTCAAGGTCTGTTAATGTTAATTGAAGTGCTGGCCCACCACCTGTACCCTGAGCGGACCTATTTATTTTTGCTGACTTTTTCTTAACATTATTTTTGAAATCACTCCAAACCTTAAGAAACAGAAATGAACACCACACCATTAAAATGCACCATCAAATGCATGCATGTGTGAAGTGATAGTCTTTTCCTTTACATGCGCCTAATTAGGATTTTATGAAATCCTGAAAATATGAAACTTACCTTCCGCCACTTCTCCTCTGTTCGAGGGTCTCCAGTGCCATCACTGTTTAGCATATCCGTTAGCTCCTTCCATTTTTGCTGTATATAGTGTCTACCACGAGGGCCACCGATGGGTTTAGATAAGTCTCCATACCTTAAATAAATTTGACATTAGTAAAAGGACTATCTTCCAGTAGTCATTCTCAATATATAGGTATGTTACCTTCTTTTTTAACCTTTCTTTATTGacaaaaattagtttatatttttcgctcaactttgttttaaaaaaaatcaagcaTATGGCAAgcctaatattttatttgacttgagtatatttacaaaaactatctctccaaaatttaaaactttacagAAATGTGTTCGAAATATCctattgaaagattattaaaatcaatattatattatgcataaaacaataaaatctgAAATGAAATGTACTTACTTTTCCATAAATTCTACCATAATGGTGTATTGCGGGTGGCTGGTTCTCATTTCAGCAGAATGTTTTAGAAGTTAATCATATAATTCCAAAACTTTCACACAACATTCACAACACAAGTTCACTTCAAAACAAAGTTAACCTTGAATGAGCTTCGAGTTACCAAAAATGTCAAGTGCTTCGCGTCGTTCGTATAGGAATACAGTCTCACCAAACATCGTTTTAGTAATAAatttgtgacgtgggagagccatgcttcggcacgaatgggccggctcgactggagaaataccacgggctcacagaaaaccggcgtgaaacagcgcttgcgctgtgtttcgccgagtgagtgagtttaccggaagccaaatcccctaccatttttcccttccctaccctcccctatttacttccctaccctcccatattcccttccctatcctcccctattaccctattccctcttaaaaggccggcaacgcacctgcagctcttctgatgctgcgagtgtccatcggcgacgaaagttgctttccatcaggtgacacgtttgctcgtttgcccccttatttcattaaaagaaaaattgtattaataaatacataTGCAATTATATAGGTACATACTTCATATTGCGTCATAATTTGAACAGCGTTTATGTTAAAAGTGCCCTAAAATCACAAAGTTTTTAATTGATTAAATACGTATCTAGTTTATGAATGAAATTTTCATTCAATTTTACGACCATTCGTTCTATTTTGCTCACTCATATTTACGTTGGTGTGACGTCACTAACGTTATCGTGTCGAGGTCTCGATACTATTTCGAAAGTGCTTCGTGCTTCCAACTTAAGTTGTCTAACGTTTTCGTATCGACAACTCGATACGCTTGCGATACGAAACTTACAATTGTTCGTGCTAGGCGTACTGATTGATAAACACTAATGAAGTGCTGCGCAAACAGTTCACATATCTCCTGTCCTCCTTTCGCTGTAGCGCTACTCAAAGACATCTCCTGTGGAAATGTCGTTTGTTTAGATCTACGACTGTTACAAAATTTCCAAAAATGTTTTGGATTACTTTTGATATGTACTAAGGCATTCTTGTTAAAGGATTCATAACAGTCTTTCACCAATTTAATGCATCTATTTCTTAAAACTTTGAATGAAATTATGTCTAATGGATTATTATACCTTTTTATTTTCGAATGTAGTTTAGCCTTTTCTCTAAGAGCTCGTATAAGTGGCTTCGAGAACCATACAGGGTATTTAAAATCTCGCCCTATTTTACGAGGAGTATGTTTTTCAATGACTGaaaaaatattgctataaaataaTTCAACCCTTTCGTCAATCGTAGACTGATTATCCCATACCTGAGACCAATCGATGCTACTTAATTCCGTGGAAACTGAAACATAATCACACGCTGCAAATTGAAATAAGAAGAACGTTTAGGCCTAAAATGTCTGGCAGAAGTTGGCATCTGCAAATTAACTACCAACGGCGGGTGCTGTGGATCAATAGGCACAAGATGATGATCTGATTTTTCCACACTAATTAGTTCCGGCTTGTTAGTCAGTGTCAAATCTAGTACACGGTTATTAAAATTACCATTAGAATTcaattgatataaattattattaaaagctatAGCATCCAAGAACATATTCGTTACTAATGAGTTAGTAGGTGCggcttttaaagtgtttttggTTTCCAAATTATTCTCCCATACAATATCACCAAAATTAAAATCTCCCAGAACCATATATCTATCATTGACCACAGGTCATGTACAAAGTTAAACcatgttataaatatattagagACCAGTGTTTTACTCACTccaaatattttagacaattCAAAATCTGGCTTTGCAGACTAACTTAAATTTTTCAACACTTTCTAAGCCAGTATTAAATTGCACTGATTCATTATCTGTTAGTAAAATATCAGTAGAAAACAAGGATAGTACCGTAGCAGTTTGAGTAGAAATTGTTTTCTTCAAATCTTGAATATTATTCTCAGAATTGGGGGTACTGTAAGAAATTTCTAACTCGTTTTGGAAATCTGGCAGGAATAATGAATGATGTCTAAGTCTTTGTCTGTTGGCTGTTGTGCTTGTGAGGTAGAAGGCTGAGAGAAAAGGTTCTTATGAATATTTCTTTGTAGAAGTCTGTGACCTCTTGCTTGAGCGCTACTCGTAATCTTCTTTTGATTCCATGCAAATATGCTAGGTATGGCATCTTTTTAGGTATCTGTGTGCACAAGGTAAACCTATAAAATGAtggtaatattaatttatgttattgCAATGTTAAAGATAATATCTAAAACATgatataaaatacataagtacTTGTACTAACTGATTTAAAgtcattttcattaaaatgctCCCGACATAACCTCGTCCGTATTATTCGGAACAAAATTATTAATCCTTACAGCTTTAACACACATTCGTCTTATAGTAGGACGAGCttctgcccgcggcttcgctcgcgttatgaggtattattatatacaaaatatacaaactttcattctctatttgaaccccttggagttggaatttatcaaaatcctttcttagcggatgcctacgtcataacatctacctgcatgacaaatttcagcccgttgcgtccagtgatttgggctgtgcgcagatagatcactatgtcaatcagtcagtcagtcacctttgagttttatatatattatattatataggtatatagatttgaatgaaatttgtGTGTTCCTATATTTTTACATCCAATCACACAACATTTAGTCATCTTGAGGATATTTTAAGCATTTATTGATTATTAGCTCGTCTGTAAAGCGCCAAAAAATGGGCGTCTTACTCTAATGCttgtataaatagtcagtactcaagatgcatctcggtctcaagacacgattcaggctctgtgattgattggctgtcaaaatttggaccaatcacagagccgaaccgcgtcttgagaccgggtcgcatctttaGTACCggactgactatttataccagcctaagatGAGCCTTAAGGATAGGTTACACAGTGCGAGCAGCTGATATGACAGTAGACAGCTACTGTGCATGTGTACTCGTATGACAGTAGCTCGACTCGCCTCGCTCGGTCACACTATGCGAACTGCTGGCGTCGCAGGAAGACAGCTACTGCACCAGTGTACTCGCATAGTTCGTCTGTATCAATTGTCTCGTGCAATGTTGTCGCAAAATACACGTTTAATCACAGTGCATACCACTATAAAAGCAGTTACGAAAATACTTTGTGTTGAAATTGAAAGAGCTAtacaaaaaaagaagaagaagagaagtGTTTGGGTCAGGACTTGGCTGCAAAGAAAAGGGGCAACGAATTCAATATTTAAAGAGCTATATGATGAAGATCCCCGAGAATATAAAGCGGTTATGAGATTGACAACTGAACAAGtggaaatacttttaaatttgaTTGCTCCAAAAATTCAACGTGATGATACACAAATGAGGGATGCGATACCTGCGAGGGTGAAGTTGGAAATAACCCTAGTATACCTTTCTTCTGGGATATCGTATAGACTGTTGTCGGTATTTTTCAGAGTTTCAAAAGCATccatcattaaaataataccaGAAGTGTGTGCTGCTATCAATGAAAGTCTAAAAGATTATAtcaaagtaagtatttttttttattcataatcaAATTCACAATGGttttgtaaagtttttgtaCATATTAAACGTGAACTTTAcatattaatacttaataactaCAGTACTACATAGCTTAGttcgttattttttaatattagagATTGATATTGCTGCAGCAAGTACATCATTAGATTGGGGTATAGATTCAAATTGATCCAGCAGTGGCGCAGAGAATGCAGATGTTGTAGGTTCAACAGGTTGATAAGCTTCAGTAGCGACCTCTACAAGCTGGTAGGCTGCAGGCTGTGGTGATAGCGTACATTCATTATGGAGTATAGATTGTGAAGATTGTTCCACTTGCATAGAGAGTGCAGACATTTCATAATTTACTGTAGGCTGTGGTGATGGCGTACATTCGGAACTGTAATTAGAAGGTGTGTACATAATTCTACCACAGAGGGCTCTCTTACGATATCTAGAGAGTATCGCCTGTATTTCATCTGTCGCATCAATTCTATCAATCGAAGATAACTGTTTCAGCTGCAGTGCTACATGTATTCCAATAACATCACATTCATCTTCTAATTCTCTTGTAATCGGGGCAGACACGTTTACTAAACTACTATTTAGTTCTTTGAGTTCATTTACGGCTGCTTGAATGTCAGACCGTTCTGATGATAATTTCGTCTTTAACTTTAGAGTTTTTGGTGGCTTTACCACTTTTATATGAGCAGCTTTGTTGCTATTGTCACTAGCATCAAGGTCCACGTTATTCGTGGCCTCCTCGCTTCCTAACGCTGATGCGACGTTGCTTCCTGACGTTGATGGATGATATGGTTCCTGAAATTAACATTACTCTTTTATTTTTCAGATACCGAATGTGAAAGAATGGCAAGATATCCAAATAGGATTCGCTTCGAGGTGGAATTTCCCTAATTGTTGTGGCTCTATCGATGGGAAGCATATAACAATTCAAGCACCACCAAATTGTGGCAGTGAATATTATAACTACAAAGGAACAAATAGTATAGTGCTCATGGCTGTTGTGGATCACGATTATACTTTCAGATATGTAGATATAGGCTCATATGGTCGTAACGCAGATGGTGGGGTATTCCAAAACTGCTCTTTGTATCCTTATCTAGAAAACAATTTATTGTTGCCTGAAAATGGTATTCTAGTTGGAGATGATGCTTTGGAGATCATTGAAATGATAGGCAGATATTTCTATAAATGAAACTACCAGATCTTCAAAGCtcactgaaatataatatttaataaatgcgtgttcacaaaatcaaccTCTAGCTTGACGCGagccataataatttttaacaatttgtcaACCAACTGTCTTCCGTACATTATTTTTCTCTCcagccttaaaatataatataagcaatAGTGTCATAGactacaaactaaaattatcagatttaaataccgatcattaatattaattaaaattaagctcGCAGGTGCGACAGAGACGCCACACCACCCCCCCACGGAGAAAGCAAACCCCGGGGGCAAACTAATCAAACAATCTGAACCTCACTCGTCTGCCAGACCTTGTTGTGTAAGGTTCTTTGGGCAGATCAGTAGAAGGTGAAGGCTGAGGAGATGAAGTAACTGTGGACGAAGGAATGACAGGGTCAGGAAAAGGTAGATTTGGAGCTACAGAGGAGGGAGCATCATCCTGAACTATGTACGCTGGTTTTATTCGGTCGACACTAACATTGACTGATTTTCCCTTGATAGAGACCGTAAAGGTCTTACCGTCGGCAGATCTATCCAGAATTTTAAATGGTCCGCTATACGGTGGCTGAAGGGGTCGACGAACAACATCATCTCTTATGTAGATATGCGAGGCTGAAGCTAGAtccttgaaaataaaattggatTTATTCCCGTGACGAGAAGCAGGTGTCGGTCGAATTGAAGACATATGCTGGCAAAGGCGCGTCACGAAATCAGCAGGATCGCTGGAGGCAACAGGATGAAGAGGGGGAACTACTAATTCGCCC
Above is a genomic segment from Aricia agestis chromosome 18, ilAriAges1.1, whole genome shotgun sequence containing:
- the LOC121735776 gene encoding formin-binding protein 4-like → MLNSDGTGDPRTEEKWRKVVGGEEDSLSSTHLQVTATENVDELTVNDVPYECTPIPEDIWNTPGTSSQPTVAPPPLPPQPPAPKQPAAPEETQWQPPKKKKKSEDPVFKIFKECEETAREYERERDRIVHELERERIRQRDVELHLQAQWLEFMKEALKVLRMYLERSE